Proteins encoded within one genomic window of Microbacterium sp. LKL04:
- a CDS encoding carbohydrate ABC transporter permease, whose translation MSQTTVDRPVDTEPAVITHAQDPKGRSITKIVVAAGFVLIALVAFLLAFTASSEESSRITIGFSLNSFFLWLGALNPLIQIPVILVVFGIVVGIILVLIEFAPRPGRGYFIMRLVACLVIPVLAFLLLRPYANAVVYVVAIALLVGALLFFADFRSRQGAGYLFQLVLFMAPASIMLILGLVYPAIATIFKSFFNKTGDEFVGLENYIWVFTNPTGTASIVNTLLWALLAPTISVAIGLAYAVFIDRARGEKLLKVLVFMPVAISFVGAGIIWKFMYDARQGDQIGLLNAIVTAFGGDPVQWLAIKPIINTLMLLVVFIWTQTGFAMVILSAAIKAVPVEQMEAAELDGTNAWQRFRNVTVPGIRSSLIVVLTTVTIASLKVYDIVAVMTGGRDDTTVLGFEMVNQQQRFQSFGHSSALAVVLFLFVLPLIIYNARSMAKQKEIR comes from the coding sequence ATGTCGCAGACGACCGTCGACAGGCCTGTCGACACCGAACCTGCCGTCATCACGCACGCTCAAGACCCGAAGGGGCGCTCGATCACGAAGATCGTCGTCGCCGCGGGCTTCGTCCTCATCGCGCTCGTCGCGTTCCTGCTCGCCTTCACCGCATCCAGCGAAGAGTCGTCGCGCATCACCATCGGCTTCTCGCTCAACAGCTTCTTCCTGTGGCTGGGCGCGCTGAACCCCCTCATCCAGATCCCCGTCATCCTCGTGGTGTTCGGGATCGTGGTGGGCATCATCCTCGTCCTCATCGAGTTCGCCCCCCGGCCCGGTCGCGGGTACTTCATCATGCGGCTCGTCGCCTGCCTGGTGATCCCGGTGCTCGCCTTCCTGCTGCTGCGTCCGTACGCCAACGCCGTCGTCTACGTCGTGGCCATCGCGCTGCTCGTCGGAGCGCTCCTGTTCTTCGCGGACTTCCGTTCCCGTCAGGGCGCCGGCTACCTGTTCCAGCTCGTCCTCTTCATGGCCCCCGCGAGCATCATGCTCATCCTCGGGCTCGTCTACCCGGCGATCGCCACGATCTTCAAGTCGTTCTTCAACAAGACCGGTGACGAGTTCGTCGGCCTGGAGAACTACATCTGGGTCTTCACGAACCCCACCGGCACGGCGTCGATCGTGAACACCCTGCTGTGGGCTCTCCTGGCGCCCACCATCTCGGTCGCCATCGGTCTGGCCTACGCCGTCTTCATCGATCGCGCACGCGGCGAGAAGCTCCTCAAGGTCCTGGTCTTCATGCCCGTCGCCATCTCGTTCGTCGGCGCGGGCATCATCTGGAAGTTCATGTACGACGCCCGCCAGGGCGACCAGATCGGTCTCCTCAACGCGATCGTGACCGCCTTCGGCGGCGATCCCGTGCAGTGGCTCGCCATCAAGCCGATCATCAACACGCTCATGCTGCTCGTGGTCTTCATCTGGACCCAGACCGGCTTCGCGATGGTCATCCTGTCGGCGGCGATCAAGGCGGTCCCGGTCGAGCAGATGGAAGCGGCGGAGCTCGACGGCACCAACGCGTGGCAGCGATTCCGCAACGTCACGGTGCCCGGCATCCGTTCGTCGCTGATCGTCGTGCTCACCACGGTGACCATCGCGTCGCTGAAGGTCTACGACATCGTCGCCGTCATGACCGGCGGTCGCGACGACACGACCGTCCTCGGATTCGAGATGGTCAACCAGCAGCAGCGGTTCCAGAGCTTCGGACACTCGTCCGCGCTGGCCGTCGTGCTGTTCCTGTTCGTCCTGCCGCTGATCATCTACAACGCCCGATCGATGGCCAAGCAGAAGGAAATCCGCTGA
- a CDS encoding carbohydrate ABC transporter permease, giving the protein MTVAAPTTPVDNRTARQVARDTRKNEAIAHKKLTSKGATIAAAIIAIFWTIPTFGLFVTSFRPGSDTQTSGWWTAFTDPEFTLDNYLQALNSGGTSTTLASAFVNSLAITIPATVFPIVMAALAAYAFAWIDFKGRSALFVFVFALQIVPLQMALVPLLSLFSDGLSINDVPIFPGFGLNEVDYSFARVWIAHAIFALPLATFMLHNFIAEIPGEIIEAARVDGAGHGQVFFRIILPLAAPAIASFGIFQFLWVWNDLLVATIFASPGALPITQALNSLSGTWGNKWFLQSAGTFISILIPLVVFFALQRFFVRGLLAGATKG; this is encoded by the coding sequence ATGACCGTCGCAGCCCCGACCACACCGGTCGACAACCGCACCGCGCGCCAGGTCGCGCGCGACACCCGCAAGAACGAAGCGATCGCCCACAAGAAGCTCACGTCGAAGGGCGCCACGATCGCGGCCGCCATCATCGCGATCTTCTGGACGATCCCGACGTTCGGTCTGTTCGTGACCTCGTTCCGCCCCGGCAGCGACACGCAGACCAGCGGATGGTGGACGGCGTTCACCGACCCGGAGTTCACCCTCGACAACTACCTGCAGGCGCTGAACTCGGGTGGGACGTCGACGACTCTCGCCTCCGCGTTCGTGAACTCGCTCGCGATCACGATCCCCGCGACCGTCTTCCCGATCGTCATGGCGGCCCTCGCGGCGTACGCGTTCGCGTGGATCGACTTCAAGGGACGCAGCGCGCTGTTCGTGTTCGTCTTCGCCCTGCAGATCGTGCCTTTGCAGATGGCGCTCGTGCCGCTGCTCAGCCTGTTCTCGGACGGCCTGAGCATCAACGACGTGCCCATCTTCCCGGGCTTCGGGCTGAACGAGGTCGACTACAGCTTCGCTCGCGTGTGGATCGCCCACGCGATCTTCGCGCTGCCGCTGGCGACGTTCATGCTGCACAACTTCATCGCCGAGATCCCGGGCGAGATCATCGAGGCCGCCCGCGTCGACGGCGCCGGCCACGGTCAGGTGTTCTTCCGGATCATCCTGCCGCTGGCCGCTCCCGCGATCGCCTCGTTCGGCATCTTCCAGTTCCTCTGGGTCTGGAACGACCTGCTCGTCGCGACGATCTTCGCGTCGCCCGGTGCGCTGCCGATCACGCAGGCCCTCAACTCCCTGTCGGGGACCTGGGGCAACAAGTGGTTCCTGCAGTCGGCGGGAACGTTCATCTCGATCCTCATCCCGCTCGTCGTGTTCTTCGCGCTGCAGCGGTTCTTCGTCCGCGGCCTGCTGGCCGGCGCGACGAAGGGCTGA
- a CDS encoding DUF305 domain-containing protein: MMTETVGDEPGTERTLPPWWVVLLVGLAVAAVAFAIGRFSTFGIAGSTPAEGSADAGFARDMQVHHAQAVDMAMTIYAETDDAELRALSYDIATGQSSQRGEMLDWLVKWGLPAYGDEPMAWMAASGTSGHSHGGASGTPQTDEEIRDAMGMASDEELSDLRAATGTDADCMFLTLMIRHHEGAIPMADAVLELGSDERVQVVAENMKKGQTFEIEAMTSMQQRLGCS; this comes from the coding sequence GTGATGACCGAGACCGTCGGCGACGAGCCGGGCACCGAGCGCACCCTCCCGCCGTGGTGGGTGGTGCTGCTCGTCGGCCTGGCCGTCGCCGCGGTCGCGTTCGCCATCGGACGCTTCTCGACGTTCGGGATCGCCGGCTCCACGCCCGCTGAGGGCTCCGCCGACGCCGGGTTCGCCCGCGACATGCAGGTCCACCACGCTCAGGCGGTCGACATGGCGATGACGATCTACGCCGAGACCGACGACGCGGAGCTGCGCGCTCTGTCCTACGACATCGCGACGGGCCAGTCGTCCCAGCGCGGCGAAATGCTCGACTGGCTCGTGAAGTGGGGCCTGCCGGCGTACGGCGATGAGCCGATGGCGTGGATGGCGGCATCCGGAACATCGGGCCACTCGCACGGCGGCGCGTCCGGCACGCCGCAGACCGACGAAGAGATCCGCGATGCGATGGGCATGGCCTCCGACGAGGAGCTGAGCGACCTGCGCGCCGCGACCGGCACCGACGCGGACTGCATGTTCCTCACGCTCATGATCCGCCACCATGAGGGCGCGATCCCCATGGCCGACGCCGTTCTCGAGCTCGGCTCCGACGAGCGCGTTCAGGTCGTGGCCGAGAACATGAAGAAGGGTCAGACCTTCGAGATCGAGGCGATGACCTCGATGCAGCAGCGCCTCGGCTGCAGCTGA
- a CDS encoding DUF3105 domain-containing protein, which yields MTPNDPAGKRTSGNPATQAQLNLTVKQQREQQKQQKLAEYQRQLAKRRRTKATWWIVGTTAAIVVIGLVAASYFLTPRPVSIARGDGDGAGISGVQTFEHTANHVEGVVDYEQTPPAGGDHNAIWLNCGVYTQPVPNENAVHALEHGAIWITYDPAQVDAAGIDALKAELPRDYTVLSPYEDMDTPIAISAWNAQLKVDSPDDERIGEFIKAYWRNTNGPEPGAACTGALDAPGKQ from the coding sequence ATGACCCCGAACGATCCTGCCGGAAAGCGGACGAGCGGTAACCCCGCGACGCAGGCACAGCTCAACCTGACCGTCAAACAGCAGCGTGAGCAGCAGAAACAGCAGAAGCTCGCCGAGTATCAGCGTCAGCTCGCCAAGCGCCGCCGCACCAAGGCCACGTGGTGGATCGTCGGCACGACCGCGGCCATCGTCGTCATCGGGCTCGTCGCAGCCTCCTACTTCCTCACCCCGCGCCCCGTCTCGATCGCCCGCGGCGACGGCGACGGTGCCGGCATCAGCGGCGTGCAGACCTTCGAACACACCGCGAACCACGTCGAGGGTGTCGTCGACTACGAGCAGACGCCGCCGGCCGGAGGCGACCACAACGCCATCTGGCTCAACTGCGGCGTGTACACGCAGCCCGTCCCGAACGAGAACGCCGTCCACGCGCTGGAACACGGCGCCATCTGGATCACCTACGACCCCGCGCAGGTCGACGCGGCCGGCATCGACGCGCTCAAGGCGGAACTCCCCCGCGACTACACCGTCCTCTCCCCCTACGAGGACATGGACACCCCCATCGCCATCAGCGCCTGGAACGCGCAGCTGAAGGTCGACTCCCCCGACGACGAGCGCATCGGCGAGTTCATCAAGGCGTACTGGCGCAACACGAACGGCCCCGAGCCGGGTGCGGCCTGCACCGGCGCGCTGGACGCCCCCGGCAAGCAGTGA
- a CDS encoding phosphatase PAP2 family protein produces MTTVPTHEHEIGIGLRLAVIGAILLVVAVATGIAVESTDSELIDLDAWWNTYVTTFLPGIRPVSFLMNVLGAGVVGTYVIPLVGAALLALARRPWGAVFFLAASIVGALLVQLLKGLFGRVRPEEMLVISDHGSFPSGHTANAAVIATVAVILFPRVWVAVVGIAWTLLMAFSRTQVHAHWLTDTLGAMVLGVATTLLVAAALTIPVVRERERRLSLG; encoded by the coding sequence ATGACGACAGTGCCCACACACGAACACGAGATCGGCATCGGCCTGCGCCTGGCGGTCATCGGCGCGATCCTCCTCGTGGTCGCCGTCGCGACGGGTATCGCCGTCGAATCCACCGACTCCGAGCTCATTGATCTCGATGCGTGGTGGAACACCTATGTGACGACGTTCCTGCCGGGCATCCGTCCCGTGTCCTTCCTCATGAACGTCCTGGGCGCGGGGGTCGTCGGCACCTACGTCATCCCGCTCGTCGGCGCCGCGCTGCTCGCGCTCGCCCGTCGGCCGTGGGGTGCAGTGTTCTTCCTCGCGGCATCCATCGTCGGTGCTCTCCTCGTCCAGCTGCTCAAGGGCCTGTTCGGGCGGGTGCGACCGGAGGAGATGCTCGTCATCTCGGACCACGGGTCCTTCCCCTCGGGTCACACCGCCAACGCCGCCGTCATCGCGACCGTCGCGGTCATCCTCTTCCCGCGGGTGTGGGTGGCCGTGGTGGGGATCGCCTGGACCCTGCTCATGGCTTTCAGCCGCACGCAGGTGCACGCGCACTGGCTCACCGACACCCTGGGCGCGATGGTTCTCGGGGTCGCCACGACCCTGCTCGTCGCGGCGGCACTCACGATCCCCGTCGTCCGGGAACGCGAGCGGCGCCTCTCGCTAGGCTGA
- a CDS encoding helicase HerA-like domain-containing protein encodes MSADEAAAELARLEAEAAAAAAELKLARAQAALAAARAQASKTDASPTEAATAETPPGGAPPAETPPTEITDAEHAAAPDAAASPVAAGPLDDSEVARIVQGYTFDETTLDLGALVNGEPVREAQIRIPLAMTNRHGLVAGATGTGKTRTLQGLAEQLAAKGVPVFAADIKGDLTGVATPGESNPKLLARTEAIGQAWEPAASVTEYFALGGIGTGVPVRATVTGFGPLLLSRVLGLNETQESSLGLVFHYADAHGLPLVDLSDLRAVLSYLTSDEGKPELKDLGGLSSATAGVILRELITFADGGADVFFGEPEFDVHDFLRTGPDGRGVISLLEVPGIADKPELFSTFLMYLLAELFEILPEVGDADKPKLVFFFDEAHLLFRDASKAFTAAIVQTVRLIRSKGVGVFFVTQTPKDVPADVLGQLGSRIQHALRAFTPDDAKALRATVSTYPTSGYDLERVLQELGTGEAIVTVINEKGAPTPVAWTRLRAPQGLMSPTPAAAVQAVVAASPLLATYGTPVDRESAREILGAKMAAADAAADAAKAATEKAKADAEYAKQKAAADKAQQKAERDAQREYERILRTTGGSTRTSRKREPSPLEEILGSKTTQSIIGSVIRGVFGNGRRR; translated from the coding sequence ATGAGCGCCGACGAAGCCGCTGCCGAACTCGCCCGTCTCGAAGCGGAGGCCGCTGCCGCCGCGGCGGAGCTGAAACTCGCCCGTGCGCAGGCCGCCCTCGCGGCCGCACGCGCCCAGGCATCGAAGACGGACGCCTCGCCCACCGAGGCTGCGACCGCAGAGACGCCGCCCGGAGGGGCGCCGCCTGCAGAGACGCCGCCCACCGAGATCACGGACGCCGAGCACGCCGCGGCGCCGGATGCCGCCGCGTCCCCGGTCGCGGCGGGTCCGCTCGACGACTCCGAGGTCGCGCGGATCGTCCAGGGCTACACCTTCGACGAGACGACCCTCGACCTCGGCGCCCTCGTCAACGGCGAACCCGTCCGGGAAGCGCAGATCCGCATCCCGCTCGCGATGACCAACCGGCACGGCCTCGTCGCGGGGGCGACCGGCACCGGCAAGACCCGCACGCTGCAGGGACTCGCCGAGCAGCTCGCGGCGAAGGGCGTGCCCGTCTTCGCCGCCGACATCAAGGGCGACCTCACGGGCGTCGCGACGCCGGGCGAGTCGAACCCCAAGCTCCTCGCCCGCACCGAGGCGATCGGGCAGGCGTGGGAACCGGCGGCATCCGTCACGGAGTACTTCGCCCTCGGCGGCATCGGCACCGGGGTTCCCGTGCGCGCGACCGTCACCGGGTTCGGTCCGCTGCTGCTCAGCCGCGTCCTGGGGCTCAACGAGACGCAGGAGTCGAGTCTCGGCCTCGTCTTCCATTACGCCGACGCCCACGGACTCCCGCTCGTCGACCTTTCGGACCTCCGGGCGGTGCTCTCGTACCTGACGAGCGATGAGGGCAAGCCCGAGCTGAAGGACCTCGGCGGCCTGTCGTCCGCGACGGCGGGCGTGATCCTGCGCGAGCTCATCACCTTCGCCGACGGCGGCGCCGACGTCTTCTTCGGGGAACCGGAGTTCGACGTGCACGACTTCCTGCGGACGGGCCCCGACGGGCGCGGCGTCATCTCGCTCCTCGAGGTGCCGGGGATCGCCGACAAGCCCGAACTGTTCTCGACGTTCCTCATGTACCTGCTGGCGGAGCTCTTCGAGATCCTCCCCGAGGTGGGGGATGCCGACAAGCCGAAGCTCGTGTTCTTCTTCGACGAGGCGCACCTGCTGTTCCGCGACGCCTCGAAGGCGTTCACCGCCGCGATCGTGCAGACCGTGCGCCTCATCCGGTCGAAGGGCGTCGGCGTCTTCTTCGTGACGCAGACGCCGAAGGACGTCCCCGCCGACGTGCTCGGCCAGCTCGGGTCGCGCATCCAGCACGCCCTCCGCGCCTTCACCCCCGACGATGCGAAGGCGCTCCGCGCGACGGTGAGCACGTACCCGACGTCGGGATACGACCTCGAACGCGTCCTGCAGGAGCTCGGCACCGGCGAGGCGATCGTCACGGTCATCAACGAGAAGGGCGCCCCCACTCCGGTCGCCTGGACCCGGCTGCGTGCACCGCAGGGTCTCATGTCCCCGACGCCCGCGGCGGCCGTGCAGGCCGTCGTCGCCGCCTCGCCCCTCCTCGCGACCTACGGAACCCCCGTCGACCGGGAGTCCGCGCGAGAGATCCTCGGCGCCAAGATGGCCGCCGCGGACGCCGCCGCCGACGCGGCGAAGGCGGCGACCGAGAAGGCGAAGGCCGACGCCGAGTACGCGAAGCAGAAGGCCGCTGCAGACAAAGCGCAGCAGAAGGCGGAGCGCGACGCCCAGCGGGAGTACGAGCGGATCCTGCGGACGACGGGCGGGAGCACCCGCACGAGCCGCAAGCGAGAGCCTTCCCCCCTCGAGGAGATCCTCGGGTCGAAGACGACGCAGTCGATCATCGGCAGCGTCATCCGCGGTGTGTTCGGGAACGGACGTCGCCGATGA
- a CDS encoding GNAT family N-acetyltransferase, whose amino-acid sequence MSGGGGIRPFRPGDESALAEICLRTADAGGDATGIFEDDAIWGHIWALPYAERHPDLAFVVEDEHGTAVGYVVATDDTDAFEEWFRTQWWPRFAHRWPKPETEVTRQDGTLLYAYGRGEKPERYADDFPAHLHIDLLPQAQGRGAGRRLIETLFAALTDRGIRGLHLVASAENTGAMAFYTRLGFTPLPSSPGSRAYGVHL is encoded by the coding sequence ATGAGCGGGGGCGGCGGCATCCGTCCGTTCCGTCCCGGCGACGAGTCGGCGCTCGCGGAGATCTGTCTGCGGACCGCGGATGCCGGGGGTGACGCGACGGGCATCTTCGAGGACGACGCGATCTGGGGGCACATCTGGGCGCTGCCCTACGCTGAACGCCACCCCGATCTCGCCTTCGTGGTCGAGGACGAGCACGGGACGGCGGTGGGCTACGTCGTGGCCACCGACGACACCGATGCATTCGAGGAGTGGTTCCGGACGCAGTGGTGGCCCCGGTTCGCGCATCGCTGGCCGAAGCCCGAGACCGAGGTGACGCGACAGGACGGCACGTTGCTCTACGCCTACGGGCGCGGCGAGAAGCCCGAGCGGTACGCGGACGACTTTCCCGCCCATCTGCACATCGACCTGCTGCCGCAGGCGCAGGGCAGGGGTGCGGGCCGACGACTGATCGAGACGCTCTTCGCCGCGCTCACAGACCGGGGCATCAGAGGACTCCACCTCGTCGCCTCGGCCGAGAACACCGGAGCGATGGCGTTCTACACCCGACTGGGGTTCACGCCGCTGCCCTCATCGCCCGGCTCACGGGCGTACGGAGTCCACCTCTGA
- a CDS encoding MFS transporter codes for MDDVVVVDTKRVRTAIGGTVVGNFMEWFDFGIYGYLAVTITAVFTADLPEPWGLLATLFGFAISFLVRPIGGLVLGPLGDRIGRQKVLFFTMAMMALATALIGVLPTSAQIGLWAIIPLYVLKMIQGFSTGGEYAGATTYVAEFSPDKRRGFWSSWLDLGSYVGFAAGASVVALTTIITESVWGETAMTDFGWRIPFLVAIPLGIVAIWFRLKIPETPAYENTAGTDEQPDRDDPLARHGIIGILRHHWREVLIGIAIVAATNTAGYALTSYMPTYLEKEVGVSNLGAAVATVPVLLVMSACLPFIGRLSDRIGRRPVYMIAAGSTIILMIPAFAIMQIGQEWAVFVALGMVAIPVAFYVAVSASTLPALFPTASRFGAMAIAYNVSVSLFGGTTPLFSQALIDLTGNTFMPAFYIMFFALLGGIALLSMKETAKRPLLGSVPTVETHEEAVEVVARQDEDPLIDTSTMPIPVHRSEVDSVRP; via the coding sequence GTGGACGACGTTGTCGTCGTGGATACCAAGCGCGTTCGTACCGCGATCGGCGGAACGGTCGTCGGCAACTTCATGGAGTGGTTCGACTTCGGGATCTACGGCTATCTCGCGGTGACGATCACCGCGGTGTTCACGGCCGATCTTCCGGAGCCCTGGGGTCTGCTGGCGACTCTGTTCGGGTTCGCGATCTCCTTCCTGGTCCGACCCATCGGCGGGCTCGTCCTCGGTCCGCTCGGCGACCGCATCGGGCGCCAGAAGGTGCTGTTCTTCACGATGGCGATGATGGCACTCGCCACAGCGCTCATCGGCGTCCTCCCCACCAGCGCGCAGATCGGCTTGTGGGCCATCATCCCCCTCTACGTCCTGAAGATGATCCAGGGCTTCTCGACGGGCGGGGAGTATGCGGGAGCGACCACCTACGTCGCGGAGTTCTCCCCCGACAAGCGGCGCGGCTTCTGGTCGTCATGGCTGGACCTCGGGTCGTACGTCGGCTTCGCCGCCGGTGCGTCCGTCGTCGCTCTCACGACTATCATCACCGAGTCGGTCTGGGGCGAGACCGCCATGACCGATTTCGGATGGCGGATCCCGTTCCTCGTCGCGATCCCCCTCGGGATCGTGGCGATCTGGTTCCGCCTCAAGATCCCCGAGACCCCTGCCTACGAGAACACCGCCGGGACCGACGAGCAACCCGACCGCGACGATCCTCTCGCGCGTCACGGCATCATCGGCATCCTCCGTCACCACTGGCGCGAGGTGCTCATCGGCATCGCGATCGTGGCGGCGACCAACACGGCGGGTTACGCGCTCACGAGCTACATGCCGACGTACCTCGAGAAGGAGGTCGGCGTCTCGAACCTCGGCGCCGCGGTCGCCACCGTTCCCGTTCTCCTCGTCATGTCGGCATGTCTGCCGTTCATCGGTCGGTTGAGCGATCGAATCGGGCGCCGCCCGGTGTACATGATCGCCGCCGGGTCGACGATCATCCTCATGATCCCGGCCTTCGCGATCATGCAGATCGGCCAGGAGTGGGCTGTCTTCGTCGCCCTCGGCATGGTCGCGATCCCCGTGGCCTTCTACGTCGCTGTGTCAGCCTCGACATTGCCGGCACTGTTCCCGACGGCTTCTCGCTTCGGTGCCATGGCGATCGCGTACAACGTCTCGGTGTCGCTGTTCGGCGGCACAACGCCGCTGTTCAGCCAGGCGCTCATCGACCTGACCGGGAACACGTTCATGCCGGCGTTCTACATCATGTTCTTCGCGCTTCTCGGGGGCATCGCACTGCTGTCGATGAAGGAGACCGCGAAGCGCCCCCTGCTCGGGTCGGTACCGACGGTCGAGACACACGAAGAGGCGGTCGAGGTCGTCGCACGCCAGGACGAGGACCCGCTCATCGACACGTCGACGATGCCGATCCCCGTCCACCGATCAGAGGTGGACTCCGTACGCCCGTGA
- a CDS encoding SDR family oxidoreductase yields MSELSAPTGREPALVAQPRPDGSAPRALVLGATGYLGGRLVPRLLSAGYRVRVLVRTPARLAAFVWGGDVEVVEGAAEDADAVTRAVDDVDVLYYLVHSMGGGDDFETKDLRAAETVADAAAEASVRRIVYLGGLHPDGVELSPHLRSRVEVGETLLHSGAPTLVLQAGVVIGSGSASFEMVRHLTDVLPYMPAPKWVRNRIQPIAVRDVLHYLLAAAHVDPEVNRAVDIGGPDVLRYGQMMNGYAVEAGLRQRAIAALPVLTPGLASHWVNLVTPVPRSIARPLIASLQNECIMDDHDVDDLLPRPEGGLTPYRESVRLALRKVEADAVETSWQDAEVSSVPSDPLPSDPEWAGRLVFTDEQSAKTSASPEQLWRVIVGIGGENGWYSSPFLWAVRGWMDRLVGGVGLQRGRRSRGKVAAGDAIDFWRVEAVEEGHLLRLRAEMKVPGLAWLELRATPDGSGSRYDQRAVFFPTGLAGRLYWFAVLPFHGFIFAGMANRIAAAAEREAPTG; encoded by the coding sequence ATGAGCGAGCTCTCCGCCCCCACCGGCCGTGAACCGGCCCTCGTCGCGCAGCCCCGACCGGACGGGTCCGCGCCTCGTGCACTCGTCCTCGGTGCTACCGGATACCTCGGCGGGCGGCTCGTCCCGCGGCTGCTGTCGGCGGGATACCGCGTGCGGGTCCTCGTCCGCACGCCGGCGCGACTCGCGGCTTTCGTGTGGGGCGGTGATGTCGAGGTCGTCGAGGGCGCTGCCGAAGACGCGGATGCCGTGACCCGGGCGGTCGACGATGTCGACGTGCTGTACTACCTCGTCCATTCGATGGGTGGCGGCGACGACTTCGAGACGAAGGATCTGCGCGCGGCCGAGACCGTCGCCGATGCGGCGGCAGAGGCATCCGTTCGACGGATCGTGTACCTCGGGGGTCTGCACCCGGACGGCGTCGAGCTGAGTCCCCACCTGCGCTCGCGGGTCGAGGTGGGCGAGACACTGCTGCACAGCGGTGCGCCGACGCTCGTCCTGCAGGCCGGTGTCGTCATCGGGTCGGGTTCGGCCTCGTTCGAGATGGTCCGTCACCTGACCGATGTGCTGCCGTACATGCCGGCGCCGAAGTGGGTGCGCAACCGCATCCAGCCGATCGCCGTCCGCGACGTGCTGCACTATCTGCTCGCCGCGGCCCACGTGGATCCGGAGGTCAACCGGGCGGTCGACATCGGCGGCCCGGATGTGCTGCGCTACGGCCAGATGATGAACGGGTACGCCGTCGAGGCCGGGCTCCGCCAGCGGGCGATCGCGGCCCTGCCCGTGCTGACTCCCGGGCTCGCCTCGCACTGGGTGAACCTCGTGACGCCGGTGCCGCGCTCGATCGCCCGTCCGCTCATCGCATCGCTGCAGAACGAGTGCATCATGGACGACCACGACGTCGACGACCTGCTGCCGCGCCCCGAGGGCGGACTCACGCCGTATCGCGAGTCGGTGCGGCTGGCTCTCCGCAAGGTCGAAGCGGACGCCGTGGAGACCAGCTGGCAGGACGCGGAGGTCTCGTCGGTTCCCAGCGACCCGCTGCCGAGCGATCCCGAGTGGGCGGGCCGGCTCGTCTTCACGGACGAGCAGTCCGCGAAGACGTCGGCCAGCCCCGAGCAGCTGTGGCGCGTCATCGTCGGAATCGGCGGGGAGAACGGCTGGTACTCGTCACCGTTCCTCTGGGCCGTTCGCGGCTGGATGGATCGCCTCGTGGGCGGTGTCGGCCTGCAGCGCGGCCGTCGCAGCCGCGGCAAGGTCGCTGCGGGGGACGCGATCGACTTCTGGCGGGTCGAAGCCGTCGAGGAGGGGCATCTGCTCAGGCTCCGCGCCGAGATGAAGGTGCCGGGACTCGCCTGGCTCGAGCTGCGGGCGACGCCCGACGGCTCGGGCTCGCGATACGACCAGCGTGCCGTCTTCTTCCCGACCGGGCTCGCCGGTCGGCTCTACTGGTTCGCCGTCCTCCCCTTCCACGGGTTCATCTTCGCGGGTATGGCGAACCGCATCGCCGCGGCGGCGGAGCGCGAGGCCCCGACAGGCTGA